One Moorella sp. E308F genomic region harbors:
- the acsB gene encoding acetyl-CoA decarbonylase/synthase complex subunit alpha/beta yields MTDFDKIFEGAIPEGKEPVALFREVYHGAITATSYAEILLNQAIRTYGPDHPVGYPDTAYYLPVIRCYSGEEVKKLGDLPPILNRKRAQISPVLNFENARLAGEATWYAAEIIEALRYLKYKPEDPLLPEPWTGFIGDPVVRRFGIKMVDWTIPGEAIIMGRARDSKALAKIVKDLMGMGFMLFICDEAVEQLLEENVKLGIDYIAYPLGNFTQIVHAANYALRAGMMFGGVTPGLRDEQRDYQRRRIRAFVLYLGEHDMVKTAAAFGAIFTGFPVITDQPLPEDKQIPDWFFSVEDYDKIVQIAMETRGIKLTKIKLDLPINFGPAFEGESIRKNDMYVEMGGNRSPAFELVRTVSEAEITDGKIELVGPDIDQVPEGSTLPLGILVDIYGRKMQADFEGVLERRIHDFINYGEGLWHTGQRAINWLRVSKDAVAKGFRFKHYGEILVAKMKEEFPAIVDRVQVTIFTDEAKVKEYLAIAREKYKERDDRMRGLTDESVDTFYSCVLCQSFAPNHVCIVTPERVGLCGAVSWLDAKASYEINHAGPNQPIPKQGEIDPVKGIWKSVNDYLYTASNRNLEQVCLYTLMENPMTSCGCFEAIMAIVPECNGIMITTRDHPGMTPSGMTFSTLAGMIGGGVQTPGFMGIGRTYIVSKKFIKADGGIARIVWMPKALKDFLREDLVRRSIEEGLGEDFIDKIADETIGTTVDEILPYLEEVGHPALSLDPIM; encoded by the coding sequence ATGACTGATTTCGACAAGATCTTTGAAGGTGCCATTCCCGAAGGCAAAGAACCTGTAGCCCTTTTCCGCGAAGTTTATCACGGCGCCATTACAGCCACCAGCTATGCGGAAATCCTTTTAAACCAGGCCATCCGGACCTACGGTCCCGACCATCCCGTCGGTTATCCGGATACCGCCTATTATTTACCGGTTATTCGTTGCTACAGCGGGGAAGAAGTAAAGAAACTCGGCGACTTGCCGCCCATCCTCAACCGCAAGCGGGCGCAAATAAGCCCGGTGCTTAATTTTGAAAATGCCCGCCTGGCGGGAGAAGCCACCTGGTACGCGGCTGAAATCATCGAAGCCCTGCGTTATCTTAAATATAAACCGGAAGATCCGCTCTTGCCCGAGCCCTGGACCGGCTTTATCGGCGACCCGGTCGTCCGCCGTTTTGGTATTAAAATGGTAGACTGGACCATTCCCGGAGAAGCCATTATCATGGGCCGGGCCAGGGATTCCAAAGCTCTGGCGAAGATCGTCAAGGACCTCATGGGTATGGGCTTTATGCTTTTCATCTGCGATGAGGCGGTAGAACAGCTGCTGGAGGAAAACGTCAAGCTGGGTATCGACTACATCGCCTACCCCTTGGGCAATTTCACCCAGATCGTCCACGCCGCCAACTACGCCCTGCGGGCCGGGATGATGTTCGGCGGCGTAACGCCGGGCCTGCGCGATGAGCAGCGCGACTACCAGCGGCGCCGCATCCGCGCTTTCGTCCTTTACCTGGGCGAACACGACATGGTCAAAACGGCCGCCGCCTTCGGGGCCATTTTCACCGGCTTCCCGGTGATTACCGACCAACCCCTGCCGGAAGACAAGCAGATTCCCGACTGGTTCTTCAGCGTCGAAGACTATGATAAAATAGTCCAGATAGCTATGGAGACCCGGGGTATCAAGCTGACCAAGATCAAGCTCGACCTGCCCATCAACTTCGGCCCGGCCTTTGAAGGGGAGAGTATCCGTAAGAACGATATGTATGTCGAAATGGGCGGCAACCGGAGCCCGGCCTTTGAACTGGTACGTACCGTTTCCGAGGCGGAGATTACCGACGGTAAGATCGAGCTTGTCGGCCCGGATATTGACCAGGTGCCGGAGGGCAGCACTTTACCCCTGGGTATCCTGGTGGATATTTACGGCCGTAAAATGCAGGCCGATTTTGAAGGGGTCCTGGAACGGAGAATCCATGACTTCATTAACTACGGTGAAGGCCTGTGGCACACCGGCCAGCGCGCCATCAACTGGCTGCGGGTGAGCAAAGATGCCGTGGCCAAAGGGTTCCGATTCAAGCACTATGGAGAAATCCTGGTGGCGAAAATGAAAGAAGAATTCCCGGCCATTGTTGACCGCGTCCAGGTAACCATCTTTACCGATGAAGCAAAAGTGAAAGAGTACCTGGCCATTGCCCGGGAGAAATATAAAGAGCGCGACGACCGTATGCGCGGTCTGACCGACGAGTCGGTGGATACTTTCTATTCCTGCGTCCTGTGCCAGTCCTTTGCCCCCAATCATGTCTGTATTGTCACCCCCGAGCGGGTAGGCCTGTGCGGCGCTGTCAGCTGGCTGGACGCCAAGGCTTCTTATGAAATCAACCATGCCGGGCCCAACCAGCCCATACCTAAACAAGGGGAGATTGATCCCGTTAAAGGCATCTGGAAGAGCGTCAACGACTACCTCTACACGGCTTCCAACCGCAACTTGGAACAGGTTTGCCTGTACACCCTTATGGAGAACCCCATGACCTCTTGCGGTTGTTTCGAGGCCATCATGGCCATTGTACCCGAATGTAATGGTATTATGATTACCACACGGGACCATCCCGGTATGACCCCTTCCGGGATGACCTTCTCCACCCTGGCCGGTATGATCGGCGGCGGCGTCCAGACCCCCGGCTTTATGGGCATCGGCCGCACCTATATTGTCAGCAAAAAATTTATTAAGGCCGACGGCGGTATCGCCCGCATTGTCTGGATGCCCAAAGCTTTGAAGGACTTCCTCCGTGAAGATCTGGTACGGCGCAGCATCGAGGAAGGCCTGGGCGAGGACTTTATCGATAAAATTGCCGATGAAACCATAGGCACCACCGTTGATGAAATCCTGCCCTACCTGGAAGAGGTGGGCCATCCGGCCCTGAGCTTGGATCCCATCATGTAG
- a CDS encoding P-loop NTPase — MKLAISGKGGVGKTTIAAGLITHFARQGYQVYAVDADPDTSLGMVLGLPGERLGSLKPVVEMRELIAEYTGGSGAFFSLNPEVDSLLQDYTIRSNNILFLKMGAIKPGGSTCYCRENAVLNAMVNSLILKRREMVVLDMGAGIEHLTRGTARGVDLMLIVTEPTLVSIRTALVVQKLAAELGIEQIKFVGNKLRQPRDKEFILSHLPPDDVIGLIPFQAEILDQAAGFTGEQSFTAAGIAELATRLLN, encoded by the coding sequence GTGAAGCTGGCCATTTCCGGGAAAGGTGGCGTCGGCAAAACCACCATCGCTGCCGGTTTAATTACGCATTTTGCCCGGCAGGGTTACCAGGTATATGCCGTCGATGCCGATCCCGATACCAGCCTGGGGATGGTCCTGGGACTTCCCGGAGAAAGGCTCGGTTCTCTTAAACCCGTTGTGGAGATGCGAGAGCTAATTGCCGAATATACCGGCGGTAGCGGTGCCTTCTTTTCTTTAAACCCGGAAGTAGATAGCCTGCTGCAGGATTACACCATTAGAAGCAATAATATTCTTTTTTTAAAAATGGGAGCCATCAAACCTGGGGGGTCAACCTGCTATTGCCGGGAAAATGCTGTCTTAAATGCCATGGTTAATTCCCTCATCCTAAAACGCCGGGAAATGGTGGTCCTGGATATGGGGGCGGGCATTGAGCACCTGACCCGGGGTACGGCCCGGGGGGTAGATCTGATGCTGATTGTTACCGAGCCCACCCTGGTCAGCATCCGGACCGCCCTGGTCGTCCAAAAACTGGCCGCAGAACTTGGTATTGAGCAAATAAAGTTTGTGGGCAACAAATTGCGTCAACCCAGGGATAAGGAATTTATCCTCAGCCACCTGCCGCCGGACGATGTCATCGGCCTGATACCCTTCCAAGCAGAAATTTTAGATCAAGCTGCTGGTTTTACCGGTGAGCAGTCTTTTACCGCAGCAGGTATTGCTGAGCTGGCTACCAGGTTGCTTAACTAA
- a CDS encoding RCKP-type rubredoxin-like domain-containing protein — MAVWQCTQCGYEKDARCKPRKCPECGAKDSFTKKDATTP; from the coding sequence ATGGCAGTCTGGCAATGCACCCAGTGCGGTTATGAAAAGGATGCCCGTTGCAAACCCCGCAAGTGCCCCGAATGTGGTGCCAAAGATTCCTTTACCAAAAAAGATGCCACTACCCCTTAA
- the acsC gene encoding acetyl-CoA decarbonylase/synthase complex subunit gamma, whose translation MALTGLEIYKQLPKKNCGECGTPTCLAFAMNLAAGKASLDSCPYVSEAAREALNAAAAPPIAKVILGTGSAAVEMGDETELFRHDKRFYHETAIAIQVSDNLSTEELTAKVAAINELQFDRVGQHYTIQAIAIRHDADDPAAFQATVARVAAATSLNLILMADDAAVIKPALAGVADRKPLLYAATAANYEAMTALAKEFNCPLAVYGNGLEELAGLVDKIVALGHKQLVLDPGARETSRAVADFTQIRRLAIKKRFRSFGYPIIALTTASDPLAEILQATNYISKYASLVVLRTAAKEHLLPLLSWRQNLYTDPQVPIRVEEKLNEIGAVNENSPVYVTTNFSLTYYSVEGEIESTKIPSYLLSVDTDGLSVLTAYADGKFEAEKIASVMKKVGLENKVKHRRIIIPGAVAVLKGKLEDLTGWEVLVGPREASGIVAFARANLAS comes from the coding sequence ATGGCTTTAACGGGATTGGAAATTTACAAGCAGCTGCCTAAAAAGAACTGTGGCGAATGCGGTACGCCTACCTGCCTGGCCTTTGCCATGAACCTGGCTGCCGGTAAAGCCAGCCTGGACTCTTGTCCCTACGTTTCCGAAGCCGCCCGGGAGGCCCTTAATGCCGCCGCGGCCCCGCCCATTGCCAAGGTGATCCTGGGCACAGGTTCGGCAGCAGTAGAAATGGGGGATGAGACCGAACTCTTCCGCCACGATAAGCGCTTCTATCATGAAACGGCCATTGCCATCCAGGTAAGCGATAACCTCAGCACCGAAGAGTTAACGGCTAAAGTTGCTGCTATTAACGAGCTGCAGTTTGACCGGGTGGGGCAGCATTATACCATCCAGGCTATTGCCATCCGCCACGATGCTGATGACCCGGCCGCTTTTCAGGCAACAGTAGCTCGGGTTGCTGCCGCCACCTCGTTAAACCTTATTCTCATGGCTGACGATGCCGCTGTGATAAAACCTGCCCTGGCGGGAGTAGCCGACCGCAAGCCCCTGTTATATGCGGCCACTGCTGCCAATTACGAGGCCATGACTGCCCTGGCAAAAGAGTTTAATTGCCCCCTGGCGGTATACGGCAACGGCCTGGAAGAACTGGCCGGCTTAGTGGACAAAATCGTCGCCCTGGGCCACAAGCAGCTGGTCCTCGACCCCGGAGCCCGGGAAACTTCACGCGCCGTTGCCGACTTTACCCAGATCCGCCGCCTGGCCATTAAAAAACGCTTCCGCTCTTTCGGCTATCCCATTATTGCCCTGACGACGGCAAGCGATCCCCTGGCGGAAATCCTCCAGGCTACAAACTATATCAGCAAGTATGCCAGCCTGGTAGTCTTGCGTACCGCCGCCAAAGAACACCTGTTGCCCCTGCTGTCCTGGCGCCAGAATCTCTATACCGACCCGCAGGTACCTATCCGGGTAGAGGAGAAACTCAATGAAATAGGAGCCGTTAATGAAAATTCACCGGTTTATGTGACCACCAACTTCTCCCTGACCTATTACTCGGTAGAAGGAGAAATTGAAAGCACCAAGATACCCAGTTACCTGCTGTCCGTCGATACCGATGGCCTGTCCGTGCTGACGGCCTATGCCGACGGTAAGTTTGAGGCTGAAAAAATTGCCAGCGTGATGAAAAAAGTTGGTCTGGAAAATAAAGTCAAGCATCGCCGGATTATTATTCCCGGAGCAGTGGCCGTCCTGAAGGGCAAGCTGGAAGACCTGACCGGCTGGGAGGTACTGGTAGGACCCCGGGAAGCCAGCGGTATCGTGGCCTTTGCCCGGGCCAATTTAGCGTCCTAA
- a CDS encoding ASKHA domain-containing protein has product MNQCSVTFLPADITVLVTAGTTVLEAAQKAGLPLKSTCGGAGTCGRCIIKICRGEVQLKGGHLPAALKEEGYTLACQTIIQGDVAIEIPAESLLGKHQVLLQDKGRLQDGLADLPGSYPLEAACEVVTLHLAEPTLTENTSDASRLLAALRREKGMEGKVSLALLQDLPESLRQAGWQVDVTLARADNRLLRVTPAGSGRSFGLAIDLGTTTVVVSLLDLRNGRRIGQGGSYNRQAAYGDDVISRIIHATSNHGGLEELRQAALATINEISNSLLAKHGIDPAEVTAAAIAGNTTMSHLLLGVNPKYIRLQPYIPAATEWPALTAGEIGLAINPLATVQVFPSVASYVGGDIVAGVLFTRLARGEELTLFIDIGTNGEMVLGNKEWLIACACSAGPAFEGSGITCGMRAMEGAVEGVTIDPETFEVELEVIGGGRPAGLCGSGLIDCLAKLRRAGIIDRTGNFQEVATPRLRLTDEGYEFVLAWAAESSHGKDIVITAADIKNLIRSKGAVFAGIQSLLKTVSLDLEAVDRIIIAGGFGNYLHVPNAVEIGLLPDLPAEKYIFAGNTSLKGAELALLSRPAWQEALELGHKMTYLELSAGNLFMEEFVSALFLPHTRLELFPSVTGETGLERREG; this is encoded by the coding sequence GTGAATCAGTGTTCCGTTACTTTTTTACCCGCCGATATTACTGTTCTGGTAACGGCAGGCACCACCGTCCTGGAGGCGGCCCAGAAGGCCGGCCTCCCCTTGAAAAGTACTTGCGGCGGTGCCGGTACCTGCGGCCGCTGTATCATTAAAATTTGCCGGGGAGAAGTTCAGTTAAAAGGAGGACACCTGCCGGCCGCATTGAAGGAAGAAGGTTATACCCTGGCCTGCCAGACCATCATCCAGGGTGATGTAGCCATCGAGATCCCGGCAGAATCCCTTCTCGGCAAACATCAGGTGCTCCTCCAGGATAAGGGGCGGCTGCAGGACGGTCTGGCTGATTTACCGGGTTCCTATCCCCTGGAGGCTGCCTGTGAAGTCGTAACCCTGCATCTCGCCGAGCCTACCCTGACGGAAAACACCAGCGATGCCAGCCGCCTGCTGGCGGCTTTGCGCAGGGAAAAAGGGATGGAGGGGAAGGTAAGCTTGGCCCTGCTCCAGGATTTGCCGGAGAGCTTGCGCCAGGCCGGCTGGCAGGTTGATGTCACCCTGGCCAGGGCTGATAACCGCCTCTTACGGGTTACCCCTGCCGGGTCAGGCAGGAGCTTCGGCCTGGCCATCGACCTGGGCACCACGACGGTAGTGGTCTCCCTCCTGGACCTGCGTAACGGCCGGAGGATTGGCCAGGGCGGTAGTTATAACCGCCAGGCGGCGTATGGTGATGATGTCATTTCCCGCATCATCCACGCCACCAGTAACCATGGGGGCCTGGAGGAGCTGCGCCAGGCGGCCCTGGCCACCATTAACGAGATCAGTAATTCTTTACTGGCCAAACACGGGATTGACCCGGCGGAGGTGACGGCGGCAGCCATCGCCGGCAACACTACCATGAGCCACCTGCTCCTGGGCGTAAATCCCAAGTATATCCGCCTGCAACCCTATATCCCTGCTGCTACCGAGTGGCCGGCCCTCACTGCCGGGGAAATCGGGCTGGCCATTAATCCCCTGGCTACCGTCCAGGTCTTCCCCAGCGTTGCCAGCTATGTGGGCGGCGATATTGTCGCGGGCGTCCTTTTTACCCGCCTTGCCAGGGGAGAAGAACTGACCCTCTTCATTGACATCGGCACCAACGGGGAAATGGTCCTGGGGAATAAAGAATGGCTCATCGCTTGTGCCTGTTCGGCGGGGCCAGCCTTTGAAGGCAGCGGTATCACTTGCGGTATGCGGGCCATGGAAGGAGCGGTTGAAGGAGTAACCATCGACCCGGAAACCTTTGAAGTAGAGCTGGAGGTAATCGGCGGCGGCCGCCCGGCCGGCCTGTGCGGCAGCGGTTTAATCGACTGCCTGGCGAAGCTCAGGCGGGCCGGCATCATCGACCGGACCGGTAACTTCCAGGAAGTAGCCACACCCCGGCTAAGGCTTACTGATGAAGGCTACGAGTTTGTCCTGGCCTGGGCGGCAGAAAGCAGCCACGGCAAGGATATCGTCATTACCGCCGCCGACATCAAAAATCTCATCCGCTCCAAGGGAGCCGTCTTTGCCGGTATCCAGAGCCTGTTAAAGACCGTTTCCCTGGACCTGGAAGCAGTCGACAGGATTATCATTGCCGGCGGTTTCGGCAATTACCTGCACGTTCCCAATGCGGTCGAAATCGGCCTCTTACCCGATTTGCCGGCGGAAAAATACATTTTTGCCGGCAACACTTCCCTCAAGGGTGCCGAGCTGGCCCTCCTTTCCCGGCCGGCCTGGCAAGAAGCCCTGGAACTGGGCCACAAGATGACCTATCTGGAACTTTCCGCCGGCAACCTCTTTATGGAGGAATTTGTCTCGGCCCTGTTCCTGCCCCATACCCGGCTGGAACTCTTTCCCTCTGTAACCGGGGAAACCGGTCTGGAAAGGAGGGAAGGGTAA